One genomic region from Candida albicans SC5314 chromosome 6, complete sequence encodes:
- a CDS encoding uncharacterized protein (Protein of unknown function; transcript is upregulated in clinical isolates from HIV+ patients with oral candidiasis): MLVKLPLEIQIKLLLMVPNSNLKFVNSHFYLLYNDLYYHKIVNTFGEATVKVIIKILPWLKPYIKSLDVFRKQARLIIAKRLQLEESPIIVHNPDFTTTVNPLNCQYIKDSWKYIYSILKNKRFYAEYCDYKIDEPSNYVFNHYVEINRTYLLSYNKVCWLAPGDYNLNIALAVKNGQGLGTTKFEVRYQELNELGETLIKSQTFYPPSNINEILPKNQFVCLNVGHFVIPPPSETESRFYFKQFQSNSDHNKLRRIEIVMEEIGLYLKSGFRVYFIDISQPSMLFNEYDLLYYSINETDYRYFINILLKNLYKALNYVQNAGCSDDLSYQYNRDVYGDGDPFSIINKYDKQFLLEYEKTNGFLSSSSSSSSLALNSLQDYVLYDNKKLLNYGRFFYLNKFTIRNFKFTTIYQQRQFINRFGDYLVDCKEQDSKKNVVDGDEIPIERNCSYDHYGLKWKLPILGQL; encoded by the coding sequence atgttAGTCAAGTTGCCGTTGGAAATACAAATCAAACTATTATTAATGGTACCCAACTCAAATCTAAAGTTTGTTAATAGTCACTTTTATTTACtatataatgatttatattatCATAAAATTGTCAATACATTTGGTGAAGCTACTGTCAAAGTTATCATAAAGATTTTACCCTGGTTAAAACCTtatatcaaatcattagaCGTGTTTAGGAAACAAGCAAGATTAATAATAGCTAAAAGATTGCAATTGGAAGAGTCACCTATAATTGTTCACAACCCTGATTTCACCACCACCGTAAACCCATTGAATTGTCAATATATCAAAGACTCATGGAAATATATTTACTCTATTCTCAAAAATAAACGATTTTATGCTGAATACTGTGATTACAAAATTGATGAGCCTTCAAATTATGTTTTCAATCATTATGTTGAGATTAATCGAACTTATTTATTGAGTTATAATAAAGTTTGTTGGCTTGCCCCAGGTGATtacaatttgaatattgcTTTGGCAGTTAAGAATGGTCAAGGATTAGGAACCACCAAATTTGAGGTCAGatatcaagaattgaatgaacTAGGTGAAACCCTCATTAAACTGCAAACATTCTATCCCCCTAGCAATATAAATGAAATCTTACCaaagaatcaatttgtATGTTTGAATGTGGGGCATTTTGTAATCCCACCACCATCAGAAACAGAGTCAAGATTTTACttcaaacaatttcaatccAATAGTGATCATAACAAGCTAcgaagaattgaaattgtgaTGGAAGAAATTGGATTATACTTGAAAAGTGGATTTCGTGTGTACTTTATTGACATCAGTCAACCGTCAATGTTATTCAACGAGTACGACCTATTATACtattcaattaatgaaactGATTACCGATATTTTATCAACATCCtattaaagaatttataTAAAGCTTTAAATTACGTCCAAAATGCCGGATGTTCGGATGACTTGAGCTACCAATACAACCGAGACGTTTACGGAGATGGAGACCCATTTagtattatcaataaatatgACAAGCAGTTTTTATTGGAATATGAAAAGACTAATGGATttttatcttcatcttcctcgtcatcatcattggCCTTGAATTCCTTGCAAGATTATGTATTATATGATAATAAGAAATTGCTTAACTATGGCAGGTTTTTCTACTTGAACAAATTCACAATAAggaatttcaaatttactACCATCTACCAACAACgtcaatttatcaatagaTTTGGTGATTATTTGGTTGATTGTAAAGAGCAAGACAGTAAAAAGAACGTTGTTGATGGGGATGAAATtccaattgaaagaaattgttCGTACGATCATTATGGGTTGAAATGGAAACTTCCCATATTAGGTCAGTTATAG